The following proteins are encoded in a genomic region of Sulfurospirillum arsenophilum NBRC 109478:
- a CDS encoding helix-turn-helix transcriptional regulator encodes MKKELKPYVTLCDAIGKLFYPNVEVVMHDLEAKKLVHIVNAFSKRRVGDAMLSELKDLNSIKENWVGPYDKTSSEGKRLKAVSIIVRDGDEKPIGMICINYNTEPIASLFESLKGFLHVNDTTPKPSVLFSQSWREHTDETIEKYLSSKNIALSGLSSDDKKELVCFLESEGIFAIRNVVGYICSVLNVSKATIYNWLKAVRG; translated from the coding sequence ATGAAAAAAGAACTCAAACCTTATGTCACTTTATGTGACGCTATCGGAAAACTGTTTTACCCCAATGTTGAAGTCGTCATGCACGACTTGGAAGCCAAAAAACTCGTCCACATCGTCAATGCCTTCTCCAAACGTCGCGTCGGTGATGCAATGCTCAGTGAGCTCAAAGACCTAAACAGCATCAAAGAGAACTGGGTCGGACCATACGATAAAACCAGCAGTGAAGGCAAACGCCTCAAAGCGGTGAGCATCATCGTGCGAGATGGAGATGAAAAACCCATCGGGATGATCTGCATCAACTACAATACAGAACCGATTGCATCGCTGTTCGAATCACTTAAAGGCTTTTTACATGTAAACGATACTACGCCTAAACCTTCCGTACTTTTTTCACAGAGTTGGAGAGAACATACCGATGAGACGATAGAAAAGTATTTGAGTAGTAAAAACATCGCCCTTTCGGGTCTTTCAAGCGATGATAAAAAAGAGTTGGTGTGTTTTTTAGAGAGCGAAGGCATCTTTGCCATTCGCAATGTCGTGGGGTATATCTGTTCGGTTTTA
- a CDS encoding NAD(P)-dependent oxidoreductase, which produces MAIGFIGLGNLGSAIAKRLESMGEEVIVWNRTKAKAEAKGFVCESSPKVLIEKCDTVLMCLFDSDGVRNVLTMDNGLLSANLKGKTIIDLTTNHFNDVIEFHATVEKQGGNYLECPVLGSVVPASKGELTAVCAGKESVYLTCKPLLSKFASTIFHLKEAGFAAKMKLINNLCLGSFMATIAECTALGEACGIDKKELLEILGAGGGKSLVLAAKTQKLIDEDFSPHFSTAAITKDLHCLQDLAYSLNRPLYTASVTKELFSKMKMMGKGDEDFSSIYQLFKA; this is translated from the coding sequence ATGGCAATCGGTTTTATAGGACTTGGAAATTTAGGTTCAGCTATCGCAAAACGACTTGAAAGTATGGGTGAAGAGGTAATCGTTTGGAATCGAACAAAAGCGAAAGCGGAAGCCAAAGGGTTTGTATGCGAAAGCTCACCCAAAGTTCTGATCGAAAAATGCGATACGGTACTCATGTGTCTGTTTGACTCTGATGGTGTACGAAATGTTCTTACGATGGATAACGGACTTTTAAGCGCAAACCTCAAAGGCAAAACCATCATCGACCTTACGACCAACCATTTCAATGATGTCATTGAGTTTCATGCTACGGTTGAAAAGCAGGGTGGAAATTACCTAGAATGCCCAGTGCTTGGTAGTGTAGTGCCTGCGAGTAAAGGTGAGCTCACGGCAGTATGCGCTGGGAAGGAGAGTGTATATCTTACATGTAAACCACTCCTTTCAAAATTTGCCTCCACCATTTTTCATCTGAAAGAGGCTGGATTTGCGGCAAAGATGAAACTTATCAATAACCTCTGCTTAGGTTCTTTTATGGCGACTATTGCCGAGTGTACAGCTCTTGGCGAAGCATGTGGCATTGATAAAAAAGAACTTTTAGAGATCTTGGGTGCAGGTGGCGGAAAGTCACTTGTTCTTGCTGCTAAAACACAAAAACTGATCGATGAGGACTTTAGCCCACATTTTAGCACTGCCGCGATCACGAAAGATTTGCATTGTCTGCAAGACTTGGCGTACAGTCTGAACCGTCCACTTTACACGGCAAGTGTCACCAAAGAGCTTTTTTCCAAAATGAAAATGATGGGAAAGGGTGATGAGGACTTTAGTTCGATCTATCAACTTTTCAAAGCGTAA